In Lentibacillus amyloliquefaciens, one DNA window encodes the following:
- a CDS encoding EcsC family protein: MNGYEQKVYKELKSWRRHVLKKSGLISQLSKQTQTKLNGMIPEKAHKVITESIKNMVKATLFGSNITTNKQQSAGLSLFEKDQLLKEKLTSYRKTAVIEGAGTGAGGFFLGIADFPMLLSIKMKFLFEAAAVYGYDTSQYEERLFILYVFQLAFSSDNKRKETFYILENWETEKENLTDMDWRTFQQEYRDYIDLIKLLQLVPGFGAIVGAYANHNLLDTLGETAMNVYRMRLLTTQPWDY, encoded by the coding sequence TCAGGCCTCATTTCCCAACTGTCAAAACAGACCCAGACAAAATTAAATGGGATGATTCCTGAAAAGGCACATAAAGTTATAACGGAAAGTATCAAAAATATGGTAAAGGCAACGCTGTTTGGATCTAATATTACAACAAATAAGCAGCAATCAGCGGGTCTGAGTCTTTTTGAAAAGGATCAGCTTCTGAAGGAAAAACTTACGTCTTATCGAAAAACAGCTGTGATAGAAGGGGCTGGAACAGGTGCCGGCGGTTTTTTCTTGGGGATCGCTGATTTTCCGATGCTTTTATCCATTAAAATGAAGTTTTTGTTTGAAGCAGCAGCAGTTTACGGATATGACACAAGTCAATATGAGGAACGTCTATTTATTCTTTATGTATTTCAACTTGCCTTTTCAAGTGATAACAAACGAAAGGAAACCTTTTATATACTTGAAAATTGGGAAACTGAAAAGGAGAATCTCACTGACATGGATTGGCGAACTTTTCAGCAGGAATACAGGGATTATATTGATTTGATTAAACTGCTGCAGCTTGTTCCAGGCTTTGGCGCTATTGTTGGAGCTTATGCGAATCATAATTTGCTTGATACTTTGGGTGAAACAGCTATGAACGTATATCGGATGCGTTTGTTGACGACACAGCCATGGGATTACTAA